A window from Actinomycetospora corticicola encodes these proteins:
- a CDS encoding PrsW family glutamic-type intramembrane protease has protein sequence MIASPVRLAPQQRRTLVWPVVGLIVLGICALVAVGFASTEIGTGGVVVGAICALLPVGPVLLAFAWVDRWEPEPPRLLLTAFLWGAGFAALVALIINSSAVLAAELLLGQGQGDFIGAVISAPLVEEFVKGAFVVGLLLFRRREFDGIVDGVVYAGFVGAGFAFTENIIYFGRAFTDDGTAPVAGVIVTFILRGVLSPFAHPLFTAMTGIGVGIAASVRSRALGALAIVVGYALAVILHALWNSATQLGPGFFGVYILIMVPLFLALIGLVVWQRRRERDVLARQMPGFAAAGWIAESEVPLLGSMSGRRRWLSAVRRTAGKPAAHAVVHYQHAVSELAFLRARAERGAIPPDPRWHAELLDNVVRTRMAAVTAPGVPQGQQPPPGPPPGPRPPSGPFPTPGPPGPGWGQQPPPYQGGPYQGQQPYPPSQPWQRPPG, from the coding sequence GTGATCGCCTCCCCGGTCCGGCTCGCCCCGCAGCAGCGCCGCACCCTCGTCTGGCCCGTGGTCGGGCTGATCGTGCTCGGCATCTGCGCACTGGTCGCCGTGGGCTTCGCGAGCACCGAGATCGGGACCGGCGGGGTCGTCGTCGGGGCGATCTGCGCGCTGCTCCCCGTGGGGCCGGTGCTGCTCGCCTTCGCCTGGGTCGACCGCTGGGAGCCCGAGCCGCCGCGCCTGCTGCTCACCGCGTTCCTGTGGGGAGCGGGCTTCGCCGCACTCGTGGCGCTGATCATCAACTCGAGCGCCGTGCTCGCCGCGGAACTGCTCCTCGGGCAGGGACAAGGCGACTTCATCGGCGCCGTCATCTCGGCACCGCTGGTCGAGGAGTTCGTCAAGGGCGCGTTCGTGGTGGGGCTGCTGCTGTTCCGACGGCGGGAGTTCGACGGGATCGTCGACGGCGTGGTCTACGCGGGCTTCGTCGGCGCGGGCTTCGCCTTCACCGAGAACATCATCTACTTCGGCCGCGCCTTCACCGACGACGGCACGGCCCCGGTGGCCGGCGTCATCGTCACCTTCATCCTGCGCGGCGTGCTCTCCCCGTTCGCCCACCCGCTGTTCACCGCGATGACGGGGATCGGGGTCGGGATCGCGGCCAGCGTCCGGTCGCGGGCGCTCGGGGCCCTCGCGATCGTCGTCGGCTACGCCCTCGCCGTGATCCTGCACGCGCTGTGGAACTCCGCGACCCAGCTCGGCCCCGGCTTCTTCGGCGTCTACATCCTCATCATGGTGCCGCTGTTCCTGGCGCTGATCGGCCTGGTCGTGTGGCAGCGACGCCGGGAGCGCGACGTGCTGGCCCGCCAGATGCCGGGCTTCGCCGCGGCCGGGTGGATCGCCGAGAGCGAGGTCCCGCTGCTCGGCAGCATGTCCGGACGCCGCCGCTGGCTCTCCGCCGTCCGCCGGACCGCGGGCAAGCCCGCCGCCCACGCCGTCGTGCACTACCAGCACGCGGTGTCCGAGCTCGCGTTCCTGCGCGCCCGCGCCGAGCGCGGGGCGATCCCGCCCGACCCGCGCTGGCACGCCGAGCTGCTCGACAACGTCGTCCGCACGCGCATGGCCGCGGTCACCGCCCCGGGCGTGCCCCAGGGGCAGCAGCCGCCACCCGGTCCGCCCCCGGGCCCGCGCCCGCCGTCGGGACCCTTCCCGACGCCGGGTCCTCCCGGACCTGGCTGGGGACAGCAGCCCCCGCCGTACCAGGGCGGGCCGTACCAGGGCCAGCAGCCGTACCCGCCGTCCCAGCCCTGGCAGCGGCCGCCGGGGTAG